CTGCTGGAAATGCAACTTACCCTCGACAGTCCTGGTCGCGATACGGAAGTGGAGTTGTTATCCGTTCCTTCCGTTGGCGGAACAACAACGAGAACTTTTTCCGCGAATATCGTTCCTGGAATCGGCCAGCAGTTCAACGGCACCAACGACAGCATCAACTTCAATACGAGTCCGGGTTCTCTATACATCGGCCTCAAAGATCAAGGCGACTTTATAACGACTGCAACCTTCTCGATCGACAACTTTACAGTCTCGGCGAATGCCGTCGCCGTGCCCGAACCTTCATCGCTTGCTCTGGTTGCCATCGGTGGCGTCGCAGTCGCTGCCCGTCGTCGCAAGTCAGTCAAAGCGTCCGTTTAATCAGCTAACTGAATACAGTCCTGAATCCGCTCCAGCGCCGGACCCTCATGAAATCTTTGCTATCGGGCATCATCGCGACCGCGGTGATGCCCTTTCTTTTTGGTGCCTCGTCGCTCGTCATCGCTGACGAAACACCCACCATTTCAAATCGATCCGCGAAGGCTCGGTTTGATTACGAGTTGATTTTCGACAGCGACTTTTCGAAGCCACAGTCGATCGATCCCAAAGTAGGACAATGGCGCCGCGAGACGATGCGGGACAGCAACAATTCCGGCCAACATCGTCAAGGGGAAGGTCGTCGACACGCTGCTTGGTATGACAAGTTCGCGGACGAAACGGCATCGGTTGAAGACGGTGTCCTGGTCCAACGCGGGTTCGTTGCCGATTCGGAACTAGACAATTTCACCAGCCGCGATTCCGGTGCAAAACCTCGCAACCATCTCTACACCGATCCCGATCCGAAAGACGCGGCGCTCGGGGAAGTGAATTTCGCGGACTTCGAAATCCACACTTCCTGGTTCGATACGTTCGCCGCCAAGTCAGTCGATGGAAAGCAAGTTCCCGTCCTACGCACTGACGAACTGCTGCCGAAAGACAAGTTCTGGGGACAAGACGGAAAGACAGACACTCTGTCGCCCAACATCACTTTCGAGCCAGGGACGTTCTTCGAAATCACAGTCAATTTCGAAGACATGGAAGCACTCGCTCACCGTCATTCGTTTTGGCTG
The DNA window shown above is from Rubripirellula reticaptiva and carries:
- a CDS encoding PEP-CTERM sorting domain-containing protein; this translates as MLRTLICFGLLACFASTQASAAFVLDFTSSTEGFTASSAASVGFAGGVLQVVDAPGGGEFFEDSSRATRLDFSFASPLGVELNAAAANGGTISFDISIAESDITWAGAGRPGLLEMQLTLDSPGRDTEVELLSVPSVGGTTTRTFSANIVPGIGQQFNGTNDSINFNTSPGSLYIGLKDQGDFITTATFSIDNFTVSANAVAVPEPSSLALVAIGGVAVAARRRKSVKASV
- a CDS encoding glycoside hydrolase family 16 protein, which gives rise to MKSLLSGIIATAVMPFLFGASSLVIADETPTISNRSAKARFDYELIFDSDFSKPQSIDPKVGQWRRETMRDSNNSGQHRQGEGRRHAAWYDKFADETASVEDGVLVQRGFVADSELDNFTSRDSGAKPRNHLYTDPDPKDAALGEVNFADFEIHTSWFDTFAAKSVDGKQVPVLRTDELLPKDKFWGQDGKTDTLSPNITFEPGTFFEITVNFEDMEALAHRHSFWLMPASEQGLAYDNDPANGLEIDIYEHEMVVAKDQVPAGGDNPNEVMLMKCIGGKTTPPSTFNELHPDGKTSIHSPGINRGWHKIGFLWTNEVVMWFIDGQAVVRDRKLVPQVPMYLILSREANTGAGQSGDAQNLKADGDKIPIDAGLYGRNVATPANRDLIKQGRDEVKVRSVKAWKLTTR